The following are encoded in a window of Mycoplasma anserisalpingitidis genomic DNA:
- a CDS encoding DNA cytosine methyltransferase encodes MNKNNDKLKMIDLFAGAGGLTYGFYKNEFNPIETIEFWEPATKTYNINFKTDVKPLDITDDNVRNHLYNKWRNLTDIVIGGFPCQGFSMAGKRDKEDPRNQLYKYTIDVIDKVQPKCFCLENVKGILSFKEIDGVKVIEKIKKRLEDIGYYSKYILLDASNFGVPQKRERVIFVGAKLKDKDKVNKIIDALSNYKEKIVTVRDAIYDLKDKDEDKVFSHIFTKHSPEMIDKIRNTEIGKSAMKNFSDAWRKLDYEKPSFTVKENHGGVHLHPELPRVLTPRELARLQSFPDDFLFYGNKSEILKQIGNAVPCKLSLEIAKIVKKHFF; translated from the coding sequence ATGAATAAAAATAATGATAAATTAAAAATGATTGATCTTTTTGCTGGTGCTGGTGGTTTAACATATGGATTTTACAAAAATGAATTCAACCCAATTGAAACAATAGAATTTTGAGAGCCCGCTACCAAGACATATAATATTAATTTCAAAACTGATGTAAAACCTTTGGACATTACTGATGATAATGTTAGAAATCATTTATACAATAAATGAAGGAACTTAACAGATATTGTTATAGGAGGTTTCCCATGTCAAGGTTTTTCAATGGCAGGTAAAAGAGATAAAGAAGACCCTAGAAATCAACTATATAAATACACAATAGATGTTATAGATAAAGTTCAACCAAAATGTTTTTGTTTAGAAAACGTAAAGGGAATACTATCTTTTAAAGAAATTGACGGTGTTAAAGTAATTGAGAAAATAAAAAAAAGACTTGAGGATATAGGATACTATTCAAAGTATATTTTATTAGACGCTTCTAATTTTGGTGTTCCACAAAAAAGAGAAAGAGTTATATTTGTAGGTGCAAAATTAAAAGATAAAGATAAAGTAAACAAAATAATTGATGCTTTGTCTAACTACAAAGAAAAAATTGTAACTGTTAGAGATGCAATATACGATCTAAAAGATAAAGATGAAGATAAAGTGTTTAGTCATATTTTTACAAAACATTCACCAGAAATGATTGATAAGATAAGGAATACTGAAATTGGTAAAAGTGCGATGAAAAACTTTTCGGATGCATGAAGAAAACTCGATTATGAGAAACCATCTTTCACAGTTAAAGAAAATCATGGTGGAGTTCATTTACATCCAGAATTACCAAGAGTTTTAACCCCTAGAGAACTAGCAAGATTACAAAGTTTCCCTGATGATTTTTTGTTTTATGGTAACAAATCAGAAATTTTAAAACAAATAGGTAATGCTGTTCCTTGTAAACTTTCTCTCGAAATAGCAAAAATAGTTAAAAAACATTTCTTTTAA
- a CDS encoding UpaP162 family type II restriction enzyme, with amino-acid sequence MNKYLQIQKEFQNEITKIIKEIFDNYDNVLELKIEEVNLLQREDNCVESSTALGFLIEEFLVNKLITKTKVNEGNYNKILVKRDSLKKTQNSSFDFYSYFNHHLFLVNIKSVLKNNDAVASINQLHKDYVLNYNENTKHFMLLKIFYTIQKSKIKINNIKSFFLEEVDFSKGYMSYEIEKSFNNAF; translated from the coding sequence ATGAATAAATACTTACAAATACAAAAAGAATTTCAAAATGAAATTACAAAAATTATTAAAGAAATTTTTGATAATTACGATAATGTTTTAGAGTTAAAAATCGAAGAAGTCAATTTATTGCAAAGAGAAGATAATTGTGTTGAATCATCAACTGCATTAGGATTTTTAATAGAGGAATTTTTGGTAAACAAATTAATTACCAAAACAAAAGTTAATGAAGGTAATTATAATAAAATATTGGTTAAAAGGGATAGTCTTAAAAAGACTCAAAATTCTTCTTTTGATTTTTATTCTTATTTTAATCATCATTTATTTTTAGTAAACATAAAGTCAGTTCTTAAAAATAACGATGCTGTTGCTTCGATTAATCAACTACATAAGGATTATGTATTGAATTATAACGAAAACACAAAACATTTTATGTTATTAAAAATATTTTATACTATTCAAAAATCTAAAATTAAAATAAATAATATAAAATCTTTTTTTCTAGAAGAAGTAGATTTTTCTAAAGGTTATATGTCTTATGAAATAGAAAAGTCATTTAACAATGCATTTTAA
- a CDS encoding IS30 family transposase translates to MQKNKKGTNMIIANIKNSLEKVVCIKTKEKHLPNNHYLIKNSEEEIRILHSKVINNRLLKANQMNILHLNECLRLFKEGKNFSKVSEVIGFQTHTIKKLLKISTTNQGDFVKKYKKVCRNCDQYINYVNYIDFQLIAEHLMLYKSKRTRLHSKTIKNKWRDFIRFWKSEVSYYRKNRFNKDFTKRAIKVSAKALVNKFKKMFPNSFCPTPSTVYKCLKSNEFNLSIDILLFLSVGKYHKKTRKVQKSSLKNAVSIHQRPDEANHRLKEGHFELDTVIGQSKDKNCLVTLLDRKTRKLYVILSRKTSEAVKDALLEMIKVNSIKITTLTVDNGSENVRLHEVISNNNLFKCDAYCSYQKGSIENIHRHIRRFIPKGVSMDKFTNKQIYVMSKRINEYLTLINQ, encoded by the coding sequence GTGCAAAAAAATAAGAAAGGAACCAATATGATTATAGCAAATATTAAAAATTCTCTTGAAAAAGTTGTGTGTATTAAAACTAAAGAAAAACATTTACCAAACAATCACTATTTAATCAAAAATTCTGAAGAAGAAATCAGAATTCTTCATTCAAAAGTTATAAATAACAGATTACTCAAAGCGAATCAAATGAACATTCTTCATTTAAATGAATGCCTAAGATTATTCAAAGAAGGAAAGAATTTTTCTAAAGTTTCAGAAGTGATTGGATTTCAAACACACACCATTAAAAAGTTATTGAAAATTTCAACAACAAATCAAGGTGATTTTGTCAAAAAATATAAAAAAGTTTGTCGCAACTGTGATCAATATATTAATTATGTAAACTATATTGATTTCCAATTAATTGCCGAACATCTTATGCTTTATAAGTCCAAAAGAACAAGACTTCATTCAAAGACTATTAAAAATAAATGAAGAGATTTTATTAGATTTTGAAAATCTGAAGTTAGTTATTATAGGAAAAATAGATTCAATAAAGATTTTACAAAAAGAGCAATCAAAGTTTCAGCTAAAGCTCTTGTTAATAAATTTAAGAAGATGTTTCCTAACAGTTTCTGCCCTACTCCTAGCACTGTATACAAGTGCTTAAAGTCAAATGAGTTTAATTTATCTATAGATATTTTGCTCTTTCTTTCTGTAGGAAAATATCACAAGAAAACTAGAAAAGTTCAAAAAAGTTCTCTTAAAAATGCTGTTAGTATTCATCAAAGGCCTGATGAGGCCAACCATAGATTAAAGGAAGGTCATTTTGAACTTGATACTGTGATTGGACAAAGCAAGGATAAGAATTGTTTGGTAACTTTATTAGATAGAAAAACTAGAAAACTTTATGTAATATTATCACGCAAAACTTCTGAGGCAGTGAAAGATGCTTTACTTGAAATGATTAAAGTTAATTCCATAAAAATAACAACATTAACGGTTGATAACGGCTCCGAGAACGTGCGCTTGCACGAAGTTATTTCTAATAACAATTTGTTTAAATGTGATGCATATTGTTCATACCAAAAAGGTTCAATAGAAAATATCCACAGACACATTAGAAGATTTATTCCTAAGGGTGTGTCTATGGATAAATTCACAAATAAACAAATTTATGTGATGAGCAAAAGAATTAATGAATATTTAACACTTATCAATCAATAA
- a CDS encoding dUTP diphosphatase: MNFSDIFNKQLELDKKLTLKAFELNPNFSKVDLEKRKLIALHVELGEFANEIETFKYWKKTRNLNIDFIYEEFADLIHFLVSFGNDYNLPTSINPIVISDDINEQLIATFNAISDATKQLDKEKILIIFELVLGLAKLYGLEEDEIVKWYEIKNEKNHQRIKSNY, from the coding sequence ATGAATTTTAGTGATATATTTAATAAGCAATTGGAATTAGACAAAAAGTTAACTTTAAAAGCTTTTGAATTAAACCCTAATTTTAGTAAAGTTGATCTTGAAAAAAGAAAATTAATTGCTTTGCATGTTGAACTAGGTGAGTTTGCTAACGAAATTGAAACATTTAAATATTGAAAGAAAACAAGAAATTTAAATATAGATTTCATTTATGAGGAATTTGCAGATTTAATACATTTTTTAGTTTCGTTTGGTAATGATTATAACTTACCTACTTCGATTAACCCAATAGTCATTAGTGACGATATAAATGAACAATTAATAGCAACTTTCAATGCTATTTCTGATGCTACAAAACAGTTAGATAAGGAAAAAATATTGATTATATTCGAATTAGTTTTGGGTCTTGCAAAACTTTATGGTTTAGAAGAAGATGAAATAGTTAAATGATATGAGATTAAAAATGAAAAAAACC